In Mycobacterium stomatepiae, the following are encoded in one genomic region:
- a CDS encoding SDR family NAD(P)-dependent oxidoreductase, with product MGVLEGKVAIVTGTSRGVGVGIAHELLRAGATVIGCSRGPLDTIPGVDADSEWAPRASQRVCDQGDCGSIDAFVTDVVATHGRVDILVNNAGGTVPAPHVESIPELVQRIQGAPPSDDDYERTALFHAFAVQMNLISPLWFAIRAYRQMATQDGVGCIINISSGAGHPAGSPTLVSYGAAKSGLNHLTRSLAEEWGPKVRVNCVALGPTMTENFRSFVLPKDDPTGEKYFAAVPMRRAGEPAEVGCVCVFLAGGDADFVNGTTVECDGGMMPGVLYDAGLKTITDLL from the coding sequence ATGGGCGTGCTCGAGGGCAAGGTCGCGATCGTCACCGGAACCAGCCGCGGCGTGGGAGTCGGCATCGCCCACGAACTGCTGCGCGCCGGCGCCACCGTCATCGGCTGTTCGCGCGGGCCGCTGGACACCATCCCGGGCGTCGACGCCGACTCCGAATGGGCGCCACGCGCCTCGCAGCGCGTTTGCGATCAGGGCGATTGCGGCTCGATCGACGCCTTTGTCACTGACGTGGTCGCCACGCACGGCCGGGTCGACATCCTGGTCAACAACGCCGGCGGCACCGTCCCCGCGCCGCACGTGGAGAGCATTCCCGAACTCGTGCAACGTATTCAGGGCGCCCCGCCCAGCGACGACGACTATGAACGCACCGCGCTGTTCCACGCGTTCGCGGTGCAGATGAATCTGATCAGCCCGCTCTGGTTCGCGATCCGCGCCTATCGGCAGATGGCGACCCAGGACGGCGTCGGCTGCATCATCAATATCTCGAGCGGCGCCGGACATCCGGCGGGTTCGCCGACCTTGGTCTCCTACGGCGCGGCCAAGAGCGGCCTCAACCACCTCACCCGATCACTGGCCGAGGAGTGGGGCCCGAAGGTGCGCGTCAACTGTGTGGCCCTGGGCCCGACGATGACCGAGAACTTCCGCTCGTTCGTGTTGCCCAAAGACGATCCCACCGGCGAGAAGTACTTCGCGGCCGTCCCGATGCGCCGGGCCGGCGAGCCCGCCGAGGTCGGATGCGTCTGCGTTTTCCTGGCGGGCGGAGACGCCGACTTCGTCAACGGCACCACCGTCGAATGCGACGGCGGCATGATGCCCGGAGTGCTCTATGACGCGGGCCTGAAAACGATCACCGACCTGCTGTAA
- a CDS encoding TetR/AcrR family transcriptional regulator C-terminal domain-containing protein: MRARFTLAEVRAQAIQIVDKDGLASLSMRSLAAALGTGPMTLYNYVKDREELEGLVAEAVLADVRLPRRSTDWRADVKAIATAIWRTVRQHPNAAPLVLTRRTVSAAGYLPAERLVEALRRAGLSDLDALAAFRGVLSLVMGAAQVELAGPLAAADREQSNAAIAKRIGDLACSEHPHLAALAETSQRSTMGDDFDRSLDMLLTGIEARARSDTKICQHRR, from the coding sequence ATGCGCGCACGATTCACGCTCGCCGAAGTACGGGCGCAGGCGATCCAGATTGTCGACAAGGACGGGCTCGCAAGCCTGAGCATGCGATCGCTGGCGGCCGCATTGGGTACCGGGCCGATGACGCTGTACAACTACGTCAAAGACCGCGAGGAGCTCGAGGGCCTGGTCGCCGAGGCGGTGCTCGCCGACGTCCGGCTGCCACGACGGTCCACCGACTGGCGTGCCGATGTCAAGGCCATCGCGACCGCCATCTGGCGGACGGTGCGCCAACACCCCAATGCCGCGCCGTTGGTATTGACGCGCCGCACCGTATCGGCAGCGGGCTACCTGCCCGCCGAGCGCCTCGTCGAGGCGCTGCGACGCGCCGGCCTTAGCGATCTCGACGCGCTCGCCGCCTTTCGCGGAGTGCTCAGTCTCGTAATGGGTGCTGCCCAAGTCGAGTTGGCCGGCCCGCTGGCCGCGGCCGACCGCGAACAATCCAATGCGGCGATCGCCAAGCGGATCGGCGACCTGGCCTGCTCCGAGCACCCGCACCTCGCCGCGCTGGCCGAGACCAGCCAGCGCTCGACGATGGGCGACGACTTCGACCGCTCCCTCGACATGCTGCTGACCGGCATCGAAGCCCGGGCCCGCAGCGACACAAAAATATGCCAACATCGACGATAG
- a CDS encoding alpha/beta hydrolase, which translates to MTAAYRTTRVSFMSRGTRCAGWLTLPDGPGPHPGLVLAHGLGATHGMLLAQYEQHFAKSGVATLAFDYRYTGESDGAPRQQFGMRAHRQDVEAALDHLRQHGGIDAARVGLWGTSLGALHVLQAAARGVDVAAVVVQCPIVHGPGTLRRGGVLPALRLTPAIIADAVNRLRRAGRTYVPIVGRPADLAAVTVAGALEGWYSTVEPGCTFDNRMAALDVLGIASSSAKRGAVKIKAPLLICVSDRETLMDPRHAEDVAAAAHRGLARHYDGDHFQIYHPPLLSVLLDDQTAFLQEHLGVRVG; encoded by the coding sequence ATGACCGCTGCCTACCGCACCACCAGGGTGTCCTTCATGTCGCGTGGTACCCGCTGCGCAGGCTGGCTCACTCTTCCCGACGGGCCTGGTCCGCACCCGGGCCTGGTGCTGGCTCACGGCCTGGGCGCTACCCACGGGATGTTGCTGGCCCAGTACGAACAGCATTTCGCCAAATCCGGCGTTGCGACTCTCGCGTTCGACTATCGGTATACGGGCGAGTCCGACGGCGCACCACGCCAGCAGTTCGGCATGCGGGCGCACCGGCAGGACGTCGAGGCGGCGCTGGACCACCTGCGCCAGCACGGCGGCATCGACGCCGCCAGGGTGGGGTTGTGGGGGACCAGTCTCGGTGCACTGCACGTGCTGCAGGCGGCGGCACGCGGGGTCGACGTCGCTGCGGTGGTGGTGCAATGCCCGATTGTGCACGGGCCCGGAACGCTTCGGCGCGGCGGCGTGCTGCCCGCGTTGCGGCTCACGCCCGCCATCATCGCCGATGCCGTCAACCGGCTGCGGCGGGCAGGCCGAACGTATGTCCCGATCGTCGGCCGCCCTGCAGACCTGGCCGCGGTCACGGTCGCGGGTGCGTTGGAGGGCTGGTATTCCACCGTCGAACCGGGATGCACGTTCGACAATCGTATGGCGGCGTTGGATGTGCTCGGCATCGCATCCAGCAGCGCCAAGCGCGGGGCTGTGAAAATCAAAGCGCCGCTGCTCATTTGCGTATCAGACCGGGAGACCTTGATGGACCCGCGCCACGCCGAGGACGTCGCCGCAGCCGCGCACCGCGGGCTGGCGCGGCACTACGACGGCGACCACTTCCAGATCTATCACCCGCCGCTGCTGAGTGTGCTGCTCGACGATCAGACGGCCTTCCTGCAGGAGCACCTCGGTGTTCGAGTCGGCTAA
- a CDS encoding maleylpyruvate isomerase family mycothiol-dependent enzyme has product MFESANISRDNDTRLVELARDISTAQWAKPSLCTEWTNHEVLAHLVVGYGVALSAVGSAMLHHRGSFDVANAELARALAARCSPDRLLDELAALTRRPRGIGRLFPRRLLLGDHVIHELDIAYALGKESAVPMSTVVAVLNTEVRVPNPFVPAAARSRGLDLVATDANWVHQDGGPVVTGRAAHLVSVLAGRPWALSYLRGEGVAVLSSRM; this is encoded by the coding sequence GTGTTCGAGTCGGCTAATATTTCGCGAGACAACGACACCAGGCTCGTCGAGTTGGCTCGGGACATCAGCACGGCCCAGTGGGCCAAACCGAGCCTGTGCACCGAGTGGACCAATCACGAGGTATTGGCGCATCTTGTCGTCGGCTACGGGGTCGCGCTCTCCGCGGTTGGCTCCGCCATGCTGCACCATCGCGGTTCGTTCGATGTGGCCAACGCCGAACTGGCCCGTGCTCTGGCAGCGCGGTGCAGCCCAGACCGCTTGCTCGACGAACTTGCCGCGCTAACGCGTCGGCCCCGCGGGATCGGGCGCCTCTTTCCGAGACGTCTGTTGCTCGGCGACCACGTCATCCACGAACTCGACATCGCGTATGCGTTAGGCAAGGAGTCGGCGGTGCCGATGTCGACCGTGGTCGCCGTGCTGAACACCGAGGTGCGGGTGCCCAACCCGTTCGTCCCGGCGGCCGCGCGTAGCCGTGGCCTCGATCTCGTTGCCACCGATGCGAACTGGGTTCATCAAGACGGCGGACCGGTGGTCACCGGGCGGGCCGCTCACCTCGTTTCTGTCCTCGCGGGAAGGCCGTGGGCCCTGTCGTATCTACGCGGCGAGGGTGTCGCGGTACTTTCGTCTCGGATGTGA
- a CDS encoding DUF1330 domain-containing protein, whose product MSGLGPTPEQFVALAARPADAPVVMVNLLKFQPEGGLERYAQYGREVAPHLERVGATLRYAGGAPSTVIGEGEKPWWDAILIVEYPSPRAFIDMVTDQDYLKVHEHRAAALERGDLIATSAWAIAER is encoded by the coding sequence ATGAGCGGACTGGGACCCACTCCCGAGCAATTCGTGGCGTTGGCAGCGCGCCCGGCCGACGCCCCGGTGGTGATGGTCAACTTGCTGAAGTTCCAGCCCGAGGGCGGGCTGGAGCGTTACGCCCAATACGGGCGAGAGGTCGCACCGCACCTCGAACGCGTCGGTGCGACCCTGCGCTACGCCGGGGGAGCGCCCTCGACGGTTATCGGCGAAGGCGAAAAGCCTTGGTGGGACGCGATTCTCATCGTCGAATATCCATCACCGCGGGCCTTCATCGACATGGTCACGGATCAGGACTACCTCAAGGTCCACGAACACCGCGCGGCCGCGTTGGAGCGCGGAGACCTTATCGCGACCTCGGCGTGGGCGATCGCCGAGCGCTGA
- a CDS encoding AMP-dependent synthetase/ligase, with product MREFSVPANFTVDERDSIVASVYAHERDDPDHVIFQRLVNGVWRDVTCAQAAAQIRETALGLIAEGVSPGDRVAILAATCYEWVILDYAILSVGALTAPIYDTSSAEQVRWVLEDSGAVLVITQSDAHGQLVKELSTELPALRRILHLETGGPSALGELATAGQAVDVSELNKRLAALRAADPATLIYTSGTTGRPKGCQLTHANLLYETRGAATYFPTLLRKGQRLLVFLPLAHVLARALSMSAFATKVTIGYTSDIKNLVPTLAAFKPTVVVSVPRVFEKVYNTAELKAHDSGRRGIFDAAVRTAIDWSMAADSGGPGLLLRARHAVFDRLVYRKLRTALGGDCHAAVSGGAPLGKRLCHFYRGAGLTIYEGYGLTETSAAITVNQIGEERLGTVGKLLPGNSMAIANDGEVLVRGGVVFSEYWHNDKATREAIVNGWFHTGDLGSMDDDGYLSIVGRKKEIIVTAGGKNVAPAVLEDQLRAHPLISQAMVVGDNRPFVAALIAIDPEGFEVWKQHHGKGATESVAELVDDPDLVSEIGGAVEQANRMVSHAESIRKFRILPVDFTVLTGELTPTLKVKRNIVRMRFANEVEAMYGT from the coding sequence GTGCGTGAATTCAGCGTTCCCGCGAACTTCACCGTAGACGAGCGCGACAGCATCGTCGCGAGTGTGTATGCACATGAGCGGGACGACCCCGATCATGTCATCTTTCAGCGCCTCGTCAACGGCGTGTGGCGGGATGTCACCTGTGCCCAGGCGGCTGCGCAGATCCGCGAAACCGCGCTCGGTCTGATCGCCGAGGGGGTGAGCCCCGGGGACCGCGTGGCGATCTTGGCGGCCACCTGCTACGAGTGGGTGATTCTCGACTACGCGATCCTGTCGGTTGGAGCGCTTACCGCTCCCATCTATGACACCTCGTCGGCTGAACAGGTCCGGTGGGTGCTCGAGGATTCCGGTGCGGTGCTGGTGATAACCCAAAGCGATGCTCATGGCCAACTGGTCAAAGAATTGAGTACCGAGCTGCCCGCGCTGCGCAGAATATTGCATCTCGAGACGGGCGGGCCGTCGGCGCTCGGGGAGCTGGCCACGGCCGGGCAAGCGGTCGACGTCAGCGAACTGAACAAGCGCCTGGCGGCATTGCGGGCGGCGGATCCCGCGACGCTGATCTATACCTCGGGTACGACCGGTCGCCCGAAAGGTTGTCAGTTGACGCACGCCAATCTGCTGTACGAGACACGCGGCGCGGCGACGTATTTCCCGACACTACTGCGTAAGGGGCAACGGCTATTGGTTTTCCTGCCGTTGGCCCATGTGCTGGCCCGTGCGTTGTCGATGTCGGCGTTCGCGACCAAGGTCACCATCGGCTATACCAGCGACATCAAGAACTTGGTTCCGACCTTGGCTGCGTTTAAGCCGACTGTCGTCGTGTCGGTACCCCGGGTCTTCGAAAAGGTCTACAACACGGCCGAATTGAAGGCGCATGACAGTGGGAGGCGGGGGATCTTCGATGCGGCGGTCCGGACTGCGATTGACTGGAGCATGGCCGCGGACTCCGGCGGCCCTGGGCTGCTGTTGCGGGCTCGGCACGCAGTGTTCGATCGGCTGGTCTACCGCAAGTTGCGGACCGCGCTGGGCGGCGACTGCCATGCCGCAGTCTCCGGCGGTGCCCCGCTGGGCAAGCGCTTGTGCCACTTCTACCGGGGAGCCGGCCTGACGATCTACGAGGGCTATGGGCTCACCGAGACCAGCGCCGCGATCACGGTGAACCAGATCGGTGAAGAGCGCCTCGGCACGGTGGGAAAGCTGCTGCCCGGCAACAGCATGGCGATCGCCAACGACGGAGAAGTGCTGGTGCGCGGTGGCGTCGTGTTCAGCGAGTATTGGCACAACGATAAGGCGACTCGGGAGGCGATCGTCAACGGGTGGTTCCACACCGGCGATCTCGGGTCGATGGACGACGACGGTTACTTGTCGATCGTCGGCCGCAAAAAAGAAATCATCGTCACCGCCGGCGGCAAGAACGTCGCCCCGGCTGTGCTGGAAGATCAGCTGCGGGCGCACCCGCTGATCAGCCAGGCGATGGTGGTCGGCGACAACCGGCCCTTCGTTGCCGCGCTCATCGCGATCGACCCGGAAGGTTTCGAGGTGTGGAAGCAGCACCACGGCAAGGGGGCGACCGAATCCGTCGCGGAACTGGTCGACGATCCCGATCTGGTCAGCGAGATCGGCGGGGCGGTCGAACAAGCCAATCGCATGGTGTCGCATGCGGAATCGATCCGTAAGTTCCGGATTTTGCCGGTCGACTTCACGGTCCTCACCGGTGAACTGACCCCGACCCTGAAGGTGAAGCGCAACATCGTCCGGATGCGGTTCGCCAACGAGGTCGAGGCGATGTACGGCACGTGA
- a CDS encoding WS/DGAT/MGAT family O-acyltransferase, translating into MHVGGLQLYEPPDGAGLEFVREFYDSLVVQQDFQPTFLKRPATFLGGIANLGWSYDKDLDIDYHVRRSALPSPGRVRDLLELTSLLHSALLDRHRPLWEAYVIEGLKDGRFAIYTKMHHSLIDGVSALKLMQRALSNDPEDTEIRAPWSLRKPQRKSAPSSRLNSLMHTAGSLAALAPSTVLLARAALFEQQLTLPFGAPRTMLNVKIGGARRCAAQSWSVDRIKNVKNAAGVTLNDAVLAMCSGALRYYLLEQDALPDAPLLAMVPVSLRREDEVDAGGNLVGAILCNLATDVEDPAKRLEVVSESMHKNKTVFSQLPRMQALALSAVNMSALAMSMVPGWVTSTAPPFNIIISNVPGPREQLYYGGARLDGSYPLSAILDGQALNITLVSNADTLDFGLVGCRRSVPHLQRLLAQLETSLKDLERAVGV; encoded by the coding sequence ATGCACGTCGGCGGCCTGCAGCTGTACGAACCCCCGGACGGTGCCGGTCTGGAGTTCGTGCGCGAGTTCTACGACAGCCTGGTTGTCCAGCAGGATTTTCAGCCGACATTTCTCAAGCGCCCGGCGACCTTCCTGGGCGGGATCGCCAACCTCGGGTGGTCCTACGACAAGGACCTCGACATCGACTACCACGTCCGGCGCTCCGCACTGCCCTCGCCGGGACGGGTCCGCGATCTGCTCGAGCTGACCTCGTTGCTGCACAGCGCCCTGCTCGATCGCCACCGTCCACTGTGGGAGGCGTACGTGATCGAGGGACTCAAGGACGGCCGCTTCGCGATCTACACCAAGATGCACCACTCGCTGATCGACGGCGTCTCGGCCCTGAAGCTGATGCAACGTGCGCTGTCGAACGACCCCGAGGACACCGAGATCCGGGCGCCGTGGAGCCTGCGCAAACCGCAACGTAAATCGGCGCCGTCGTCGCGGCTGAATTCATTGATGCACACGGCGGGATCCCTTGCAGCACTTGCACCTTCGACGGTCTTGCTGGCTCGTGCCGCGCTGTTCGAACAGCAACTCACGCTGCCGTTCGGCGCCCCGCGCACCATGCTCAACGTCAAGATCGGTGGCGCCCGTCGTTGCGCCGCGCAGTCCTGGTCGGTGGACCGCATCAAGAATGTCAAGAACGCGGCGGGGGTGACGCTCAACGACGCCGTGCTGGCGATGTGTTCGGGTGCCCTGCGCTACTACCTGCTGGAGCAGGACGCCTTACCGGACGCGCCGCTGTTGGCGATGGTCCCGGTCAGTCTGCGCCGGGAGGACGAGGTCGACGCCGGCGGAAACCTGGTCGGAGCGATCCTGTGCAACCTGGCCACCGACGTCGAGGATCCGGCCAAGCGGCTGGAAGTCGTGAGCGAGTCCATGCACAAGAACAAGACGGTGTTCTCCCAGTTGCCGCGGATGCAAGCTTTGGCGCTGTCAGCGGTGAATATGAGTGCGCTGGCGATGTCGATGGTTCCCGGGTGGGTGACGTCGACGGCGCCGCCCTTCAACATCATCATCTCCAACGTTCCGGGACCCCGTGAGCAGTTGTACTACGGCGGTGCCCGCCTGGACGGCAGCTATCCGCTGTCCGCCATCCTCGACGGCCAGGCACTGAACATCACGCTGGTCAGTAATGCTGACACGCTCGATTTCGGTTTGGTCGGGTGCCGGCGCAGCGTGCCGCACCTGCAGCGCCTGCTCGCGCAGTTGGAAACGTCGCTGAAAGACTTGGAACGCGCCGTCGGGGTCTGA
- a CDS encoding NUDIX domain-containing protein: MPKLSAGVLLYRVRDGVVEALLAHPGGPFWARKDDGAWSIPKGEYTEDEDPWAAAQREFSEELGLPVPAGPRLDLGALKQPGGKVVTAFAVRGDLDVTDARSNTFELEWPRGSGNMREFPEVDRVERFPVARARAKLLKGQRPYLDLLMANPELAGLSEGC; this comes from the coding sequence GTGCCCAAACTCAGTGCGGGGGTGCTGTTGTACCGCGTCCGCGACGGTGTCGTCGAAGCCTTGCTCGCGCATCCGGGCGGCCCGTTCTGGGCCCGCAAGGATGACGGGGCGTGGTCGATTCCCAAGGGTGAGTACACCGAGGACGAGGATCCCTGGGCCGCGGCGCAGCGTGAGTTCTCCGAGGAGTTGGGGCTGCCGGTGCCGGCTGGACCGCGCCTTGACCTTGGTGCGCTCAAACAACCCGGCGGCAAGGTGGTGACTGCCTTCGCCGTCCGGGGCGACCTCGACGTCACGGACGCGCGCAGTAATACCTTCGAGTTGGAGTGGCCCAGGGGTTCGGGCAACATGCGCGAGTTTCCCGAAGTCGACCGGGTCGAGCGGTTCCCGGTAGCACGGGCACGCGCCAAACTACTTAAGGGACAACGACCTTACCTCGATCTGTTGATGGCGAACCCGGAGCTGGCGGGCCTCAGCGAAGGATGTTAG
- a CDS encoding DUF2330 domain-containing protein has translation MKMPRTCGLGMVAVVLATLANVAMAAPGYACACGAIIPPVGGQAAMNHEVALLHWNGSSETIVMQLAMNADTNNVALVVPTPTPATVTEGDKATFAELDTLTAPRVQQRRHWVLGQIGSSGPAPLEAAAPRGPTVVDQVHLGPLEATTLSGGDLSELQKWLDDNGYAIRPAVSDALGPYVRDGWSFVAIRLISSDPIVGGLNPVRMTFPSTQLVYPMRLSVAAPSPQQVTIFTLSDHRQQRTDADAAPQAGQSVQVQFAGNIFAEARDPLLRELAADHGGYLTKLRVNIPKPAQISSDFAFANAASDDAYRQVIYVDRNAVIPIELVVFAVFLFAGIAAAVPVVIFAIRRHRRRANILR, from the coding sequence ATGAAGATGCCCCGCACATGCGGGTTGGGTATGGTCGCTGTCGTTCTGGCTACCCTGGCCAATGTGGCCATGGCTGCTCCGGGCTACGCATGCGCGTGCGGCGCGATCATCCCTCCCGTCGGCGGCCAAGCCGCCATGAACCACGAAGTGGCGCTGCTGCATTGGAACGGATCCAGCGAAACCATCGTCATGCAGCTTGCCATGAATGCCGACACGAACAACGTCGCCCTGGTGGTGCCCACCCCGACCCCAGCGACCGTCACCGAGGGCGACAAGGCGACATTCGCCGAGTTGGATACGCTCACCGCGCCGCGGGTCCAGCAGCGCCGGCACTGGGTGCTGGGGCAGATAGGCTCGAGTGGCCCCGCGCCTCTCGAAGCCGCGGCTCCCCGGGGCCCCACGGTGGTCGATCAGGTGCACCTGGGGCCGCTGGAGGCCACCACGCTGTCCGGTGGCGATCTGAGCGAATTGCAAAAGTGGTTGGACGACAACGGTTATGCCATCCGCCCGGCGGTGTCGGACGCGCTGGGCCCATATGTGCGCGACGGATGGTCGTTCGTCGCGATCAGGCTGATCAGTTCCGACCCCATCGTGGGCGGGCTCAACCCGGTGCGGATGACCTTCCCGTCGACGCAATTGGTCTATCCCATGCGACTTTCGGTCGCGGCCCCGAGCCCGCAGCAGGTGACGATCTTTACCCTGTCCGACCACCGACAGCAGCGCACCGACGCCGACGCCGCGCCGCAGGCCGGCCAGTCCGTCCAAGTACAGTTCGCGGGTAACATCTTCGCCGAGGCACGCGACCCGCTGCTGCGCGAATTGGCGGCCGATCATGGCGGCTACCTCACCAAGCTTCGGGTGAATATCCCCAAGCCGGCGCAGATCTCGTCGGATTTCGCCTTCGCCAACGCGGCCAGCGATGACGCCTACCGGCAGGTGATCTACGTCGACCGCAATGCCGTCATCCCGATCGAGCTGGTCGTGTTCGCCGTATTCCTGTTCGCCGGGATCGCGGCGGCGGTGCCGGTCGTCATCTTCGCGATCCGCCGGCACCGGCGGCGCGCTAACATCCTTCGCTGA
- a CDS encoding cytochrome P450 produces the protein MTTAPIQPHAGSDDQAESQKLLFGFLDPANRADPYRLSAQFRDRGPILLSEAHLAVFSSYRDCDDVLRHPASSSDRMKSALAQEQVEAQIRELVESGAPPPAQPPPGFLFLDPPDHTRLRKLVSKAFAPKIVKALRPGISVLVGGLLDVIAEKGSFDVVEDFAYPLPVAVICRLLGVPLEDEPQFSHASGLLAQALDPFVTFTGAASEGLQERFDAGTWLREYLHGLIDRRRSRPGEDLMSGLIAVEESGDQLTEEEIVSTCLLLLVAGHETTVNLIGNAVLAMLREPSQWAALRADATRVSSVIEETLRYDPPVQMVGRIALEDMKIGQVEVPEGDVMMLLLAAAHRDPAEFDRPDTFDPDRGTFRHLGFGRGLHYCLGAPLARMEASIALSEAAARFPDARLDSEPQYKANVTLRGLSELIVAV, from the coding sequence ATGACAACTGCACCGATTCAGCCGCACGCGGGGTCCGACGACCAAGCCGAATCGCAAAAGTTATTATTTGGATTTCTCGACCCGGCGAACCGCGCCGATCCGTATCGGCTGAGCGCACAGTTTCGCGATCGTGGACCGATCCTGCTGTCCGAGGCGCACCTCGCCGTCTTCTCGAGCTACCGAGACTGCGACGATGTTCTGCGGCACCCAGCGTCTAGCAGCGACCGGATGAAATCTGCGCTCGCTCAAGAGCAAGTGGAGGCGCAGATCCGCGAGCTCGTCGAATCCGGCGCACCGCCGCCCGCGCAGCCCCCGCCGGGATTTCTGTTCCTCGATCCCCCCGATCACACGCGGCTGCGCAAGCTGGTCAGCAAGGCGTTCGCGCCGAAAATAGTCAAGGCGCTGCGGCCCGGCATCAGCGTCCTGGTGGGTGGATTGCTCGACGTGATCGCCGAGAAGGGCAGCTTTGACGTCGTCGAAGATTTCGCGTACCCGTTGCCGGTGGCGGTCATTTGCCGGTTGCTCGGTGTGCCGTTGGAAGACGAGCCGCAGTTCAGCCACGCCTCGGGATTGCTTGCGCAAGCACTGGATCCGTTCGTCACGTTCACCGGTGCTGCCTCGGAGGGTCTGCAGGAGCGTTTCGACGCCGGTACCTGGCTGCGCGAGTATCTGCACGGCCTGATCGACCGGCGGCGCTCACGGCCCGGTGAGGATTTGATGTCGGGTCTGATCGCGGTGGAGGAGTCCGGTGATCAGCTGACCGAAGAGGAGATCGTCTCGACCTGCCTGCTGTTGCTGGTCGCCGGTCACGAGACCACGGTCAACCTGATCGGCAATGCGGTCCTGGCGATGCTGCGCGAGCCGTCGCAATGGGCAGCGTTGCGGGCTGACGCGACCCGTGTCTCGTCGGTCATCGAGGAGACCCTGCGCTACGACCCGCCCGTGCAGATGGTGGGCCGAATTGCCCTCGAAGACATGAAGATTGGGCAAGTCGAGGTGCCCGAGGGCGACGTGATGATGTTGTTGCTCGCCGCGGCGCACCGGGACCCGGCCGAATTCGACCGGCCCGATACCTTCGATCCTGATCGGGGAACCTTCCGGCACTTGGGTTTTGGGCGCGGACTGCACTACTGTCTGGGCGCGCCACTGGCGCGGATGGAAGCCAGTATCGCACTGTCCGAGGCGGCGGCGCGTTTTCCGGATGCCCGGTTGGACAGCGAACCGCAGTACAAGGCGAACGTCACGCTGCGGGGGCTATCGGAGCTAATCGTCGCGGTCTAG
- a CDS encoding DUF732 domain-containing protein, whose amino-acid sequence MNAAAAVKKPTAIGILAAIALFGCAMPVAHATTADFLNQVRAAGIGVNASDAALIEDANEVCAMLDYQEAAYQYLNQHSGLDRNQSALFITASVTNFCPQYAPRMGLPGS is encoded by the coding sequence ATGAACGCTGCGGCGGCCGTGAAGAAGCCCACGGCCATAGGAATCCTGGCGGCTATCGCGCTTTTCGGGTGCGCGATGCCGGTCGCGCACGCAACTACAGCCGACTTCCTCAACCAGGTGCGGGCTGCCGGGATCGGGGTCAACGCATCGGATGCCGCCCTGATCGAGGATGCCAACGAAGTGTGCGCCATGCTCGACTACCAAGAGGCGGCGTACCAGTACCTCAACCAGCACTCCGGTCTCGACCGAAATCAATCCGCGCTGTTCATCACCGCATCGGTGACAAACTTCTGCCCCCAATACGCCCCCCGAATGGGCTTGCCGGGCAGCTGA
- a CDS encoding DUF732 domain-containing protein encodes MNSAGFLTSAATAILAVIALSSGAPVAHATKTDDFLSQVRANGVGLHKSDAALIEDAQEVCAMLDYEQSPYQYLVQNSDLNAQKAAIFVDVSVNYFCPQLTPG; translated from the coding sequence ATGAACTCAGCGGGATTCTTGACGTCCGCGGCCACGGCGATCTTGGCGGTTATCGCACTCTCGTCGGGAGCGCCGGTCGCCCACGCGACCAAAACCGATGACTTCCTTAGCCAGGTGCGCGCAAATGGGGTCGGACTGCATAAATCGGATGCCGCCTTGATTGAGGACGCCCAGGAAGTGTGCGCCATGCTCGACTACGAGCAGTCGCCCTACCAATACCTTGTCCAGAACTCCGATCTAAATGCACAGAAGGCCGCTATATTCGTTGACGTCTCGGTCAACTACTTCTGCCCACAGCTCACCCCCGGATAG